The following are encoded together in the Panthera leo isolate Ple1 chromosome B4, P.leo_Ple1_pat1.1, whole genome shotgun sequence genome:
- the FAM71C gene encoding protein FAM71C, giving the protein MNSQFKLPHYTAQSSPAMGMFNTSMGKLQQQLYKGEYSIFKYAPMFESDFIQVSKKGEVIDVHNRARMVTVGIVRTSPHLTLPDVMLLARPAAMCDDYNRYGPATPETRYKPTQILELTRLLPLKFVTISIHNGKKQQLHLKLATGRSFYLQLCPPSNTRDLFVHWENLVYILRPPVEAYSGSQAIPVGNTLDITGFEEKNKSPGANVIHVYGRDQDQVGIKSLHMNPTVFGTTYHGYAGEE; this is encoded by the exons ATGAACAGCCAATTTAAGTTACCACATTACACAGCCCAAAGCAGCCCTGCGATGGGTATGTTTAATACCTCCATGGGGAAACTGCAGCAACAACTGTACAAGGGGGAGTATAGTATATTCAAGTATGCACCAATGTTTGAGAGTGACTTTATACAGGTCAGCAAAAAAGGAGAAGTGATTGATGTGCACAACCGTGCCCGAATGGTAACTGTGGGCATCGTTCGCACCAGCCCCCACCTCACACTACCTGATGTCATGCTGCTGGCCCGACCAGCTGCTATGTGTGATGACTATAACAGATATGGCCCTGCCACCCCGGAAACACGTTACAAGCCTACACAGATCTTAGAGCTAACCAGGCTGCTTCCCTTGAAGTTTGTAACGATATCCATCCATAATGGTAAAAAGCAACAGCTCCACCTGAAGCTTGCCACTGGCCGCTCTTTTTACCTTCAGCTGTGTCCCCCTTCCAACACAAGAGATCTTTTTGTCCACTGGGAAAACCTCGTTTACATTCTGAGACCACCAGTAGAGGCTTACAGTGGTTCCCAGGCCATCCCAGTTGGGAACACACTGGACATAACTGGGTTTGAAGAGAAGAACAAGAGCCCAGGG GCAAATGTCATTCATGTCTATGGAAGGGATCAAGATCAAGTTGGCATCAAGAGTCTTCACATGAACCCTACAGTGTTTGGGACCACCTATCATGGTTATGCTGGGGAGGAATGA